The Pseudooceanicola aestuarii genomic sequence GCGCAGGATGCGATGCGGGGACAGGAATTCCATCACCACCAGCGCCTGCGTCTCGTCGAAATGCCAGACCTCGGGTACGGCGCCGGGATCGCGCGCGGCCTCCCGCGTCAGGGCGTGGTATTCGTAGAAGGCGCGGTACAGCGGCAGCGGCCAGCTGTCGCCCACCAGCCGCACGTAGGGCAGGGCCTGTTTGACGATGGCAGCGCCCTGCGGCCCCTTGACGATGAACACAAGGTTCAGATTGCCGTCGCCGACCTCCTGCACGTCCCATTGCGTGGGATCGGGACCGACCTTTCCGGCCAGCAGGTCGATCCCCGCGAGCCGCGCGCCCAGCGTTTCGGCCGTCAGCGGTTCATACGCATCCTTGGCTGTCATGCGACGATTCTCCTCCGGTTTTTCGCGAACATTCCATCACGTTCTACAATAGTCAATCCAATTGACAAACGACAGTCGGGGCGGAATATAGGGCGTCGCAGCCCCTGTTTCGGGCCGCGATACCTGGAGGGGGCCCGGAGGGGGAATGACGGATACAGCCTGTAAAATCAGGGATCTGAAGAAATCGTTCGGCCAGAATCATGTTCTGCGCGGAATCGATCTGGACCTGCACCCGGGAGAGGTGACCGTCCTGATGGGGGCCAATGGCGCGGGCAAGTCCACGCTGGTCAAGGTGCTGTGCGGCTATCACGGCCGCGACGCCGGCACGATCGAGCTGGGCGGCCAGCCCTATGAGCCCGTGGATGCCGCCGATGCCATCGGCAAGGGCGTCGTGACGGTGCACCAGAACATCAACGACGGCGTGATCCCCGATCTGGACGTGGCGACCAACCTGACCCTGGACCGTCTGACAGGGTCGGGTGCACGGCTGTTCGTGCGTGACCGCGCCTTGCGCCGGGAGGCCACCCGCGTGGCCGAGGGCATGGGCCTGACCATGGATGTGCGCACCCGCGTTGCCGATCTGGACGTGGCGGATCGCCAGATGATCGCCATCGCCCGCGCCATGGCCCGCGCCCCGCGCATCCTGATCCTGGACGAGCCGACCTCCTCCCTTTCCGCGACGGAGGCGGAGCGGCTGTTCCAGCTGATTGACCGTCTGCGGGAGCAGGGGGTCGCGATCCTCTACATTTCGCACCGCATGTCCGATATCCGCCGCGTGGCGGACCGGATCGTGTGCATGCGCGACGGCGCGATCTCCGGCCTGTTTTCCGAGGCGCCGCTGGATTACGAAGGCGCGGTCTCGGCCATGCTGGGCCACCGGATGACCGATGTGGACATCGATCCGCAGCCCGGCACAACCCCGGTGTTGGAGTTGACGGGGCTGAAGCTGAAGGTCGACAGCGCGGCCATCGATCTGACCGCCCGCGATGGCGAGGTTGTGGCGATCACCGGGCTGCTGGGCAGCGGCAAGACGCGGCTGGCGGAGATCCTCTTTGGCCTGGCGCAGCCGGTGGCGGGCACCATGCAGATCGACGGAGCCGCCTATGCCCCCGGATCCGCGCGCGAGGCGGTGGGACGGGGCGTCTTCATGTCGCCCAAGGATCGCGGCTCCAACGCGGTGATCCCTGATTTCGACATTGCCGACAACATGACGCTGCCGTTTCTGGGCGCGTTCAGCCGTCTGTCCTTTCTGACCCCGCGTCGGCAGGCGCGCGTCACGGACGAGATGATCGCCCGCATCGGCATCGTCTGCCAGGGCGGCACCGACAGCATCCTGACCCTGTCTGGGGGCAACCAGCAGAAGGTGATGATCGGTCGCTGGCTGATCGAGCCGGCACGGGTGCTGTTGCTGGACGAGCCGTTCCAGGGCGTGGACATCGGCGCACGCCGCGACATCGGCCGCCATATCCGCAACTCGGCCAAGGGCCGGGCCACGATCGTCTTCGTCGCCGAAATCGACGAGGCGCTGGAAATCGCCGACCGCATCATCGTGCTGAACGAAGGCGCGATCGCCGGAGAACATATCAATCAGAACATCGACCTTGCCGCGCTGGTCTCCCAGGTTTCGGGACCGGCGGGGCAGAGCGTCGGGGCAGAGGGACGATAATGGGCAACGAACGGCTGCTGAATTTCGCCATCAAGTATGGCTTCCTGATCCTGTTGGCGGCGCTTGTCGTCTACTTCAGCCTGAACAGCAATGGCTTTGCCTCGCCACGCTCGGCGGTGTTCATCCTGCAATCCGTGGCGATCACCGGGATCCTGGCGCTTGGCGTGACCTGCACGCTGGTGGTGGACGGGTTCGACCTGTCCATCGGCGCGGTCGCGACCTCGGCCTTGATGCTGTCGGCCTATGTCATGGTGGTGCTGGAAATGTCGGCGGGCATGGCGATCCTGCTGTGCCTTCTGATGGGCGCGGCCGTGGGGCTGGTCAACGGGCTGTTGATCGTGAAGTTCCGGGTGCCCGACCTGCTGGCGACGCTGGGGATGATGTTCCTGCTGATCGGCCTGCAACGGATCCCGACGCAGGGCAATTCCATCGCCACCGGCATGTCGCTGCCCGACGGATCCAACGCCGAGGGCACGTTCTCGCCCGCGTTCCTGTGGCTGGGCCGGCACCGGATGGATTTCTTCCTGGAGAACCTGCTGCCCGTTCCGGTGGTGATCTTCCTGCTGATCGCCCTGGGCGTCTGGCTGTTCCTGGGGTTCACGCGGCAGGGGCGGCTGATGTATGCCATCGGCTCGAACGAGCGGGCGGCGGGCCTCGTGGGGGCGCCGGTCAACCGCTACAAGGTCATGGCCTACATGATCTCGGGGGTCATGGCCTCCATCGGGGGGATGCTGCTGGCCGCACGGCTGGGCCGGGGCGATATCGCCTCGGGGACCAACCTGCTGCTGGACAGCGTGGCCGCCGCGCTGATCGGCTTTGCCGTGCTGGGCGCTGCGCGGCCCAATGCCTTCGGCACCGCGACGGGCGCGCTGTTCGTGGGGATCCTGTTGCAGGGTCTGACGATGATGAACGCGCCCTATTACACGCAGGATTTCGTGAAGGGGGCGGTGCTGGTCATCGCGCTTGTCTTCACGTTCTACCTGTCCTCGCGCCGTGGCGCGACGGGCAAGTGATCTCAGGGGAACCAAGGGAGGACCCAACATGTTCAGACGCAACTTTCTGAAATTCACCGGCGCTGCCGCCATCGCGCTGTCGGCCGTTCCGGTCGCGGC encodes the following:
- a CDS encoding sugar ABC transporter ATP-binding protein, which translates into the protein MTDTACKIRDLKKSFGQNHVLRGIDLDLHPGEVTVLMGANGAGKSTLVKVLCGYHGRDAGTIELGGQPYEPVDAADAIGKGVVTVHQNINDGVIPDLDVATNLTLDRLTGSGARLFVRDRALRREATRVAEGMGLTMDVRTRVADLDVADRQMIAIARAMARAPRILILDEPTSSLSATEAERLFQLIDRLREQGVAILYISHRMSDIRRVADRIVCMRDGAISGLFSEAPLDYEGAVSAMLGHRMTDVDIDPQPGTTPVLELTGLKLKVDSAAIDLTARDGEVVAITGLLGSGKTRLAEILFGLAQPVAGTMQIDGAAYAPGSAREAVGRGVFMSPKDRGSNAVIPDFDIADNMTLPFLGAFSRLSFLTPRRQARVTDEMIARIGIVCQGGTDSILTLSGGNQQKVMIGRWLIEPARVLLLDEPFQGVDIGARRDIGRHIRNSAKGRATIVFVAEIDEALEIADRIIVLNEGAIAGEHINQNIDLAALVSQVSGPAGQSVGAEGR
- a CDS encoding ABC transporter permease, coding for MGNERLLNFAIKYGFLILLAALVVYFSLNSNGFASPRSAVFILQSVAITGILALGVTCTLVVDGFDLSIGAVATSALMLSAYVMVVLEMSAGMAILLCLLMGAAVGLVNGLLIVKFRVPDLLATLGMMFLLIGLQRIPTQGNSIATGMSLPDGSNAEGTFSPAFLWLGRHRMDFFLENLLPVPVVIFLLIALGVWLFLGFTRQGRLMYAIGSNERAAGLVGAPVNRYKVMAYMISGVMASIGGMLLAARLGRGDIASGTNLLLDSVAAALIGFAVLGAARPNAFGTATGALFVGILLQGLTMMNAPYYTQDFVKGAVLVIALVFTFYLSSRRGATGK